A genomic window from Chitinophagaceae bacterium includes:
- a CDS encoding carbohydrate binding family 9 domain-containing protein — MNFLFDQKPSVLCIIKEAFNTISDTFARYWPMFYRTLLFIPLFLILTAAMAQDSPAKISKSLQAVRIDQPVQIDGDLNDVPWINAPVANEFIQLEPAPGQPAVQKTEVKILYDDVAIYVGAVMYDTSGKPINTELSDRDNINVADWFGVFIDCYRDGLNGVGMIITASGVENDAKYSVLGEDFSWDAVWSCKVKVTDQKWTAEFRIPYSALRFPGDAEQTWRINFGRFITHSREKSFWSEIDPEVNGFLNQAGMLNGIKNIKPPIRLALYPYVAAYYENYNDKSANPSENSYGFNGGLDLKYGINDAFTLDMTLVPYFGQVQSDAQVLNLSPFETHFDEKRQFFTEGTELFNKGGLFYSRRVGGTPIGYYDVYGETADNEVITENPAQSQLINATKISGRTGNNLGIGFFNAVSTPTHAVITNTDNNSEREVLTDPLTNYNVLVFDQGLKNNSYVTFINTNVMREGSYYDANVTGGEFQVNNKKQSYGIYANAAVSQKYYGGLKNPETGFNTGLNLRKISGKFTGTLWQYIQSDTYDPNDLGYLPNNNTWGEGADAYYNIYDPFGPFLSMSFSLNTSYVRLYNPNEFHNFSIGGEWWMKFRNYLAGGIFFYTEPVITYDWWEPRTPGRFYTYPINHNIGGWFESDYTKKFAFSFNTNYRKFIEDGRYRFNFYVSPRFRLNDHLSFAVNYFHNSWINDVGYVDDEAGKILFGIRNNITNELSLNGSYVFNNAMGISLNVRHYWSFADYSSVKELDEEGMLVNTEWSEQFNPADYNINYNAFTVDMVYRWRFAPGSEIDIVWKNAIYQYAQGKSSLVDDYVQNFETTFDAPATNNLSVKLIYYIDYLMVKNWFKKDASSAFVPDKQNNAHYSGYPMDERNMYRPGM, encoded by the coding sequence ATGAATTTTCTGTTTGATCAGAAACCTTCGGTATTATGTATAATAAAAGAAGCTTTCAACACCATAAGTGATACATTCGCCCGTTACTGGCCAATGTTTTACCGCACCCTGCTTTTCATTCCCCTTTTTCTCATTTTAACCGCCGCTATGGCGCAGGATTCACCTGCGAAAATTTCTAAATCACTGCAGGCCGTTCGTATCGATCAGCCTGTTCAGATTGATGGCGATTTGAATGATGTACCATGGATCAATGCGCCTGTTGCAAATGAGTTTATACAACTGGAACCTGCGCCAGGACAACCGGCTGTGCAAAAAACAGAAGTCAAAATACTGTATGATGATGTTGCTATTTACGTTGGAGCCGTGATGTATGATACTTCCGGCAAGCCCATCAATACTGAACTTTCCGACCGCGATAACATCAATGTAGCCGACTGGTTTGGTGTGTTTATCGATTGCTATCGCGACGGACTGAATGGCGTTGGCATGATCATCACTGCATCAGGTGTTGAGAATGACGCCAAGTATTCTGTGTTGGGAGAAGACTTTAGCTGGGATGCTGTCTGGAGCTGCAAGGTGAAAGTAACCGATCAAAAATGGACGGCGGAATTCCGCATTCCATATTCCGCTTTGCGATTCCCGGGAGATGCTGAACAGACCTGGCGTATCAACTTCGGACGGTTCATTACTCACAGCCGCGAAAAATCATTCTGGAGTGAAATTGATCCGGAGGTGAATGGGTTTTTAAACCAGGCCGGCATGTTAAACGGTATAAAAAATATCAAGCCTCCCATACGTTTGGCATTGTATCCTTACGTTGCAGCGTACTATGAAAACTATAATGATAAAAGCGCTAACCCTTCTGAAAACAGTTATGGCTTCAATGGCGGACTTGATTTGAAATATGGAATCAACGATGCCTTTACGCTCGACATGACGCTTGTTCCTTATTTCGGACAAGTGCAATCAGATGCGCAGGTGCTCAATCTTTCACCGTTTGAAACACACTTTGATGAGAAGCGGCAATTCTTTACGGAAGGAACAGAGCTTTTCAATAAGGGCGGATTGTTTTATTCACGCCGTGTTGGCGGCACACCAATCGGATATTATGATGTGTATGGAGAAACTGCCGACAATGAAGTAATCACAGAAAATCCTGCGCAGTCACAACTGATCAATGCCACCAAGATTTCAGGCCGTACAGGTAACAATCTAGGCATCGGTTTTTTCAATGCTGTTTCTACACCTACGCATGCTGTTATTACCAATACGGATAATAATTCTGAAAGAGAAGTACTTACTGATCCACTCACCAATTACAATGTGCTGGTATTTGACCAGGGATTAAAAAACAACTCCTATGTTACCTTCATCAATACCAATGTAATGCGCGAAGGATCTTACTACGATGCCAACGTAACCGGCGGAGAATTTCAGGTGAACAACAAAAAGCAATCGTATGGAATTTATGCCAATGCTGCTGTGAGTCAAAAATATTACGGCGGTCTTAAAAATCCCGAGACTGGATTTAATACAGGACTGAACCTCCGGAAAATAAGCGGAAAATTTACAGGAACGCTTTGGCAATATATTCAAAGTGATACGTATGATCCGAATGATCTTGGTTATCTTCCCAATAATAATACCTGGGGAGAAGGAGCAGATGCCTACTATAATATTTATGATCCTTTCGGTCCTTTTCTCAGCATGTCTTTTTCTTTGAACACCTCGTATGTCAGGCTCTATAATCCAAACGAGTTTCACAATTTCTCCATTGGTGGTGAATGGTGGATGAAGTTCCGGAACTACCTTGCAGGCGGTATTTTTTTCTACACAGAGCCGGTGATTACCTACGACTGGTGGGAACCAAGAACGCCCGGAAGATTTTATACCTATCCCATCAATCACAACATCGGAGGTTGGTTTGAATCAGACTACACAAAGAAATTTGCTTTCAGTTTCAATACCAACTACAGAAAGTTTATAGAGGATGGTCGCTACCGGTTCAACTTTTATGTCTCACCACGTTTCAGGTTGAATGATCACCTTTCCTTTGCAGTTAATTATTTCCACAATAGCTGGATCAATGATGTAGGCTACGTTGATGATGAAGCAGGTAAAATCCTTTTCGGAATCCGTAATAACATCACGAATGAACTTTCGCTGAACGGAAGTTATGTATTCAACAATGCGATGGGTATCAGTCTTAACGTACGGCATTACTGGTCGTTTGCAGACTACAGCAGCGTGAAGGAACTTGATGAAGAAGGCATGCTGGTGAATACTGAATGGTCTGAACAATTCAATCCTGCGGATTATAACATTAATTACAATGCATTCACTGTCGATATGGTGTACCGTTGGCGGTTTGCACCGGGCAGCGAAATTGATATTGTTTGGAAAAATGCGATCTACCAGTACGCGCAAGGAAAAAGTTCGCTGGTAGATGATTATGTTCAGAATTTTGAGACAACCTTTGATGCACCGGCCACGAATAACTTATCAGTGAAACTCATTTATTATATTGATTACCTGATGGTAAAAAACTGGTTCAAGAAAGATGCTTCCAGTGCTTTTGTTCCCGATAAACAAAACAATGCTCATTATTCAGGTTATCCAATGGACGAACGAAATATGTATCGGCCCGGAATGTAA
- a CDS encoding SDR family NAD(P)-dependent oxidoreductase produces MRKTYLITGASGNIGKVLAEQLLSASQKVTVIARNPEKLNELAAKGASMITGDVTNAEFMTSVLTGVDAAFLMVPPNLAAADQSLYSSQVRESYIAAVKNSGVKNVVLLSSVGAHDEDTTSIIEGLMKMEKAFEQMDGVNVLVLRPAYFMENLYWQIGTIQQMGIMGSPVRGDLMMPMIATVDIGAYAAKRLLSMDFAGKSHQYLLGSRDVSYNEVARILGKAIGKPDLAYVAFPYDQAEQAMSQMMSADAAKRMVQMAKDLSEGDMLNHQLRDATSTTPTTIEEFAQWFAGAYKGAASVTA; encoded by the coding sequence ATGCGTAAAACGTATTTAATTACCGGTGCTTCCGGTAACATTGGAAAAGTATTGGCTGAACAACTGTTGTCGGCCAGTCAAAAAGTAACAGTGATTGCCCGCAATCCTGAAAAGCTGAATGAACTGGCAGCGAAAGGTGCCAGCATGATAACAGGTGATGTAACTAATGCTGAATTCATGACCAGTGTTTTAACGGGTGTCGATGCAGCATTTCTGATGGTGCCTCCGAACCTTGCTGCCGCTGATCAGTCTTTGTACAGCAGTCAGGTAAGGGAATCCTACATTGCTGCAGTAAAGAACAGCGGAGTTAAAAACGTTGTACTGCTCAGTAGTGTGGGCGCCCATGATGAAGATACAACCAGCATCATTGAAGGTCTTATGAAAATGGAAAAAGCATTTGAACAGATGGACGGCGTGAATGTACTTGTCCTTCGCCCTGCTTATTTTATGGAAAACCTTTACTGGCAGATAGGTACTATTCAACAGATGGGAATCATGGGTTCACCGGTTCGGGGCGATTTAATGATGCCGATGATCGCAACAGTTGACATTGGTGCTTATGCTGCTAAGAGACTGCTGTCAATGGATTTTGCAGGAAAATCTCATCAATACCTGCTGGGCAGCAGGGATGTTTCTTACAATGAAGTGGCCAGAATCCTGGGAAAAGCTATTGGAAAACCTGATCTGGCGTATGTAGCGTTCCCTTATGATCAGGCTGAACAAGCCATGAGTCAGATGATGAGTGCTGATGCAGCGAAAAGAATGGTGCAAATGGCAAAGGACCTCAGCGAAGGAGATATGTTGAATCATCAACTGCGTGATGCAACGAGTACCACACCCACTACCATTGAAGAATTTGCGCAATGGTTTGCAGGTGCTTACAAAGGTGCTGCAAGTGTAACAGCGTAG
- a CDS encoding TonB-dependent receptor: MTRTFLLSITAIVKIVAIASCILIPSFSFSQSSGTLKGLVLDEQSRDAVIGANIFLLSSKAIGTASDNEGKFTLLLTSGNQTLVCSYLGYVSDTFTVVMEAGKTSEYNILLKMESKVLDNIVVSAGKYEQRLEDITVSMELLKPKIIESRNTTNITQALEQVPGLNILDEEPQIRGGSGFAFGVGTRVLSMIDGIPILTGDAGRTNWSFIPIENLNQVEVIKGAASVLYGSSALSGTINFLTSYPTQPHETKIRLYTGFYSAPSNGAAKWWTGAANFSGLNINHAMKTKLFDVILGGQILYDHNYIGPPVVDPTLPFSQDSLSNSDIGDRSGRFNFNFRYRPANVDGLSMGINGNAMLEHSNFSLVWGDDSAKIYRAFPSTMTISDSWQFYLDPYITYFTPSGLHHQLKSRLYFTDTDNSNSQSTKSENYYFEYTASKELTDVGMLHVTAGFVTNQNFVHAALYSSSGKADNHLQNYALFMQLDKKFWDVLNLSLGFRGEYFQINATENTVKPIIRLGANLHLAKSSFLRFSYGQGYRYPTITEKYISTSVGGITVFPNPDLQPETSWNAEVGIKQGFRIAKFMGFIDLATFWQEYFNTIEYNYALWEPGKAGFKFVNTGHTRVRGIDLSLTGDGQLSSTVGLTVIAGYTYTLPQSVEPHFEYAVDNPSEGFIPKPLSYISTSSDTTNYILKYRFQHIAKIDAEVSWKSFAFGASERYYSFMQNIDQTFYDLDRPGFLPTGITNYREVHSNGTWVTDMRLSYVIKKNYHIAIVANNIFNLEYSLRPVKIESMRSIALQLRADI; encoded by the coding sequence ATGACACGCACCTTTTTATTATCTATTACTGCTATCGTCAAAATTGTAGCGATAGCATCCTGTATATTAATCCCTTCCTTTTCTTTCAGTCAGTCTTCCGGCACTTTGAAAGGACTGGTGCTGGATGAACAATCGCGTGATGCAGTGATAGGTGCCAACATCTTTTTGCTTTCATCAAAAGCAATCGGCACCGCATCAGATAATGAAGGTAAATTCACCTTGCTGCTTACGTCCGGCAACCAGACATTGGTTTGCTCCTACCTCGGTTATGTCAGCGATACTTTCACGGTAGTAATGGAAGCCGGAAAAACCAGCGAGTATAACATCCTGTTAAAGATGGAATCAAAAGTGCTCGACAACATTGTGGTATCAGCAGGTAAGTACGAGCAACGATTGGAAGATATCACAGTTTCCATGGAACTGCTGAAACCCAAAATCATTGAATCGAGAAACACGACCAATATTACGCAGGCACTCGAACAAGTTCCCGGATTAAATATTCTGGATGAAGAACCACAAATCCGTGGCGGCAGTGGTTTTGCTTTTGGAGTAGGAACACGCGTACTTTCTATGATTGATGGCATTCCCATTCTTACCGGCGATGCCGGCAGAACCAACTGGAGTTTTATTCCCATCGAAAACCTGAACCAGGTGGAAGTGATCAAAGGCGCTGCATCTGTATTGTATGGTTCTTCCGCACTCAGTGGCACCATCAACTTTCTCACCTCTTATCCAACGCAACCTCACGAAACAAAAATCCGCCTGTACACAGGATTTTATAGCGCACCTTCCAATGGCGCTGCGAAGTGGTGGACTGGTGCCGCGAATTTTTCGGGTTTGAACATCAACCATGCGATGAAAACAAAACTGTTTGATGTAATTCTCGGCGGTCAGATTTTATATGATCACAACTACATCGGTCCGCCTGTGGTTGACCCAACATTGCCTTTTTCACAGGACAGTTTAAGCAACAGCGACATCGGCGACCGTTCCGGACGTTTCAATTTTAATTTTCGTTACCGTCCTGCAAATGTTGACGGACTTTCGATGGGTATCAATGGCAATGCCATGCTGGAACATTCCAATTTTTCATTGGTGTGGGGCGACGACAGTGCAAAAATTTACCGCGCTTTTCCATCCACCATGACCATATCAGATTCCTGGCAATTTTATCTTGATCCGTACATCACTTACTTCACTCCATCAGGATTACATCATCAACTGAAATCGAGACTCTATTTTACCGATACCGATAATTCCAACTCGCAATCTACAAAGTCAGAAAATTATTACTTCGAATACACAGCTTCAAAAGAACTCACTGATGTTGGTATGTTGCATGTCACAGCCGGGTTTGTAACCAACCAGAATTTCGTGCATGCAGCACTTTATTCCAGCAGCGGAAAGGCTGACAATCACTTGCAGAATTATGCATTGTTCATGCAGCTTGACAAAAAATTCTGGGATGTGTTAAATCTCTCACTCGGTTTTCGCGGAGAATACTTTCAGATTAATGCGACAGAGAATACAGTGAAGCCTATTATACGTTTAGGTGCCAATTTACATTTGGCGAAAAGCTCTTTTCTCCGCTTCTCCTATGGACAAGGTTACCGTTATCCCACCATCACGGAAAAATACATCAGCACTTCTGTAGGTGGCATTACTGTATTTCCCAATCCCGATCTTCAACCTGAAACAAGCTGGAATGCAGAAGTTGGTATCAAACAGGGATTCAGGATTGCGAAATTCATGGGCTTCATTGATCTTGCAACTTTCTGGCAGGAATACTTTAACACGATTGAGTACAACTATGCATTGTGGGAACCCGGGAAAGCAGGATTTAAGTTTGTGAACACAGGTCATACAAGAGTGAGAGGTATTGATTTGTCTTTAACAGGTGACGGTCAGCTTTCTTCCACTGTCGGGCTCACTGTGATCGCCGGATATACTTACACTTTGCCACAGTCAGTAGAACCACATTTTGAATATGCGGTAGATAACCCTTCAGAAGGATTTATACCCAAACCGTTGAGTTATATTTCCACCAGTTCCGATACCACCAACTACATTTTGAAATACCGCTTTCAGCACATAGCTAAGATTGACGCGGAAGTTTCCTGGAAATCATTTGCTTTCGGTGCCAGCGAACGCTATTACAGCTTCATGCAAAACATAGATCAGACTTTTTATGACCTCGATCGCCCCGGATTTTTACCAACAGGCATTACCAACTACCGTGAAGTTCACAGCAACGGCACCTGGGTTACGGATATGCGTCTCAGTTATGTTATCAAAAAAAATTATCACATTGCCATTGTGGCTAATAACATTTTTAACCTTGAATATTCTTTGCGGCCGGTGAAGATTGAATCGATGCGCTCCATAGCATTACAGCTAAGGGCAGATATTTGA
- a CDS encoding aminotransferase class V-fold PLP-dependent enzyme, with amino-acid sequence MISQLEALEKISRLLEPVAGKRDVVRKKVIDYSENFINHIETLKAFEVNDENGAGLLSFPVSEEPIDIELALAILKSQVDHTGLNPASGGHLGYIPGGGIYYAALGDYLADVFNRYAGVYFASPGAVRMENLLIQWMSGLMGYPQNAIGNLTSGGSIANLMGIVCARDASMIKARDFEKAVIYITSQVHHSIEKAIRIAGLKECIIRHVPLDERYRMKADDLERMIVLDKTNRLLPFLVVASAGTTDTGAIDPLDDIGNIAKKHELWYHIDGAYGGFFMLTAEGKEKLKGIEQSDTLVIDPHKSLFLPYGSGVLLAKDPRQLNASHFYFANYMQDTLQATEEVSPADVSPELTKHFRGLRLWLPLKLLGLKPFRACLEEKLLLAKYFYEEVQKLGFEVGAAPQLSVVTYRYIPETGDADAFNKQLVEAVQKDGRVFISSTILDGKFTLRAAIVSFRTHLSTIDLLLAVLKEKVQLLNKQ; translated from the coding sequence ATGATATCACAACTTGAAGCGCTGGAAAAAATTTCACGGTTACTGGAACCTGTAGCCGGTAAGCGTGATGTCGTAAGAAAAAAAGTGATTGATTATTCGGAGAACTTCATCAACCATATTGAAACACTAAAAGCGTTCGAAGTCAATGATGAAAATGGTGCAGGCCTGCTTTCATTTCCTGTAAGTGAAGAGCCCATCGATATTGAATTGGCGCTTGCTATCCTTAAAAGTCAGGTTGATCATACAGGGCTCAATCCTGCTTCCGGTGGTCATCTGGGTTATATTCCCGGAGGTGGTATTTACTATGCTGCATTAGGTGACTATCTGGCTGATGTATTCAACCGCTATGCCGGTGTTTACTTCGCTTCACCAGGTGCCGTGAGAATGGAAAACTTGCTCATACAATGGATGAGCGGGCTGATGGGTTACCCTCAAAATGCTATCGGTAATCTTACATCAGGCGGAAGTATAGCAAACCTGATGGGTATTGTATGTGCGCGTGACGCTTCCATGATCAAAGCACGTGACTTTGAAAAGGCTGTTATTTACATTACTTCTCAGGTACATCACTCCATTGAAAAAGCCATCCGTATAGCAGGTCTTAAAGAATGCATTATCCGGCATGTGCCATTAGATGAGCGCTACCGGATGAAAGCAGATGATCTGGAAAGAATGATTGTGCTTGACAAAACTAACCGACTGCTTCCATTTTTAGTGGTCGCTTCTGCCGGCACAACAGATACCGGCGCTATTGATCCGCTGGATGATATCGGAAACATAGCAAAGAAGCATGAACTGTGGTACCACATCGATGGCGCATACGGTGGATTTTTTATGCTCACTGCTGAAGGAAAAGAAAAACTAAAAGGCATTGAGCAATCAGATACATTGGTGATTGATCCGCATAAGTCATTGTTTCTACCCTATGGATCTGGTGTATTGCTGGCAAAGGATCCCAGGCAACTGAATGCGTCTCACTTTTATTTTGCCAACTACATGCAGGATACCTTGCAGGCCACTGAAGAAGTATCGCCTGCTGATGTATCGCCTGAACTCACCAAACATTTCCGTGGGTTAAGACTCTGGTTGCCTTTAAAATTACTGGGACTAAAACCTTTCCGTGCGTGTCTCGAAGAGAAGCTGCTCCTTGCAAAATATTTTTATGAAGAAGTTCAAAAACTTGGGTTTGAAGTGGGAGCAGCGCCACAGTTGTCAGTAGTCACCTATCGGTATATTCCGGAAACAGGTGATGCCGATGCCTTTAACAAGCAACTGGTAGAAGCAGTACAGAAAGACGGTCGTGTATTTATTTCGTCTACCATTCTCGATGGAAAATTTACGCTCCGTGCCGCCATCGTTTCTTTCAGAACGCATTTGTCAACGATTGATCTGTTGCTTGCTGTGTTGAAAGAAAAAGTACAATTGTTGAATAAGCAATAA
- a CDS encoding NAD-dependent epimerase/dehydratase family protein, which translates to MKYFVTGATGFVGGKMVRLLRSKNHEVNAIVRNPEKAKDLSDIGITVVKGDVTEKESMREAMRGCDGVFHIAGWYKIGVRDKTPGQKINIDGTRNVLELMKELNIQKGVYTSTLAVNSDTQGQLRDESFQFSGKHLSEYDRTKAEAHHIAKEFIQQSLPLVIVMPGLIYGPGDTSMSGDSLRDYLRKKLPMLPKITAYSWAHVDDIVTAHWLAMEKGKPGETYIICGPSHTLREAYQIAEKITGIKSPMFISPAVLNISAGIASVIEKIIPLPELYASETLQVTAGHTYLGDNTKAKQELGYAPRALEVGLKETLLYEMDEMGIRLK; encoded by the coding sequence ATGAAATACTTTGTTACCGGAGCTACCGGATTTGTTGGCGGAAAAATGGTGCGGTTGCTCCGTTCCAAAAATCATGAAGTGAACGCCATTGTACGCAATCCTGAAAAGGCAAAAGATCTGAGTGACATCGGCATTACCGTTGTGAAAGGTGATGTGACGGAAAAAGAAAGTATGCGGGAAGCGATGCGTGGCTGCGATGGCGTGTTTCACATTGCCGGTTGGTACAAGATCGGCGTGCGTGATAAAACACCCGGCCAAAAAATAAACATCGATGGAACCCGCAACGTGCTGGAGCTAATGAAAGAACTCAATATTCAAAAAGGAGTTTACACGAGTACACTGGCCGTTAATTCTGATACACAAGGTCAGTTGCGTGATGAATCTTTTCAGTTTTCTGGTAAGCATCTAAGTGAATACGATCGTACCAAGGCCGAAGCGCACCATATCGCCAAAGAGTTTATTCAACAAAGCTTACCGCTTGTGATCGTAATGCCCGGATTGATTTATGGACCGGGCGATACCAGCATGAGCGGTGATTCTCTGCGCGATTATCTCCGGAAAAAATTACCAATGCTTCCCAAAATAACCGCTTATTCATGGGCTCATGTGGATGATATTGTTACCGCACATTGGCTTGCGATGGAAAAGGGAAAGCCGGGAGAAACTTACATTATCTGTGGACCTTCACATACGCTGAGGGAAGCTTACCAAATCGCAGAAAAAATAACCGGCATCAAATCACCCATGTTTATCTCTCCCGCTGTGCTTAATATCAGCGCAGGCATCGCTTCCGTTATTGAAAAAATAATACCGTTGCCGGAATTGTATGCTTCTGAAACACTGCAGGTGACAGCAGGACATACATATCTTGGCGATAATACAAAGGCTAAACAAGAATTAGGATATGCACCCCGCGCTTTGGAAGTCGGACTTAAAGAAACGTTGCTTTATGAAATGGATGAAATGGGAATAAGACTTAAGTAA
- a CDS encoding DUF4397 domain-containing protein, whose product MKRISIFLSALLLLTSVNLFATARLQVIHNSADLAATTVDVWLDNTLLLNDFNFRTASPFIDAPSGVAFKVSIQPAGSTDTINALFTKTFTLAAGKTYVVIANGIVSPTGYAPATPFDLYAYDMGEETATLAANTDVMVFHGATDAPTVDVKEVGVGAGTVIDDLSYSEFSGYLALPTADYSLQVRDAHGITTVAQYDAPLATLGLNGAAAVALASGFLDPSVNSNGPAFGIYVALPTGGALVALPSAAISTARVQVIHNAADAAAATVDVWLNDTKLIDNFEFRTATPFIDAPAGENLTIAIKDQNSTSAADPIAAFNYTLTGGATYLLVANGIVSATGYFPAPAFNLDVFATGRERAIEAVNTDVLVYHGSTDAPTVDVVETGAGAGTIVNDISYSQFAGYLELLTADYKLDVRDETGTTTVATYEAPLGTLALQDQALTVLASGFLNPANNSDGAAFGLYVALSAGGALVPLPLATGIDDVAANVNGVTLFPNPASDDVKLQFNLDLASDVRLEVYNVLGSKIFVKNLGMKAAGSYDEIINVNQFPEGLYISKIVAGADEQVSRWVVNR is encoded by the coding sequence ATGAAACGAATAAGCATTTTCCTATCCGCCTTGTTGCTTCTTACAAGTGTCAACCTTTTTGCAACGGCGCGTTTACAAGTAATCCACAATTCAGCAGACCTTGCAGCTACTACAGTTGACGTATGGCTGGACAATACGCTGCTCCTTAATGATTTCAATTTCCGGACAGCTTCACCATTTATTGATGCGCCTTCCGGAGTTGCTTTTAAAGTGAGTATTCAACCTGCAGGCAGCACAGATACTATAAATGCCTTGTTTACAAAAACTTTTACACTGGCTGCCGGAAAAACGTACGTGGTGATTGCAAATGGTATCGTAAGCCCGACAGGATATGCACCGGCAACACCTTTTGATTTGTACGCTTATGACATGGGTGAAGAAACTGCGACTCTTGCAGCTAATACTGATGTAATGGTATTTCATGGTGCAACTGATGCGCCTACAGTAGATGTAAAAGAAGTGGGCGTTGGGGCCGGCACTGTAATAGATGATCTTTCATACAGTGAGTTTTCCGGATATCTTGCCTTACCTACCGCTGATTATTCATTACAGGTGCGCGATGCGCATGGCATCACTACAGTGGCGCAATATGACGCTCCACTTGCAACACTGGGCTTGAATGGTGCTGCGGCCGTTGCACTGGCATCAGGATTTTTGGATCCTTCCGTTAACAGCAATGGTCCTGCATTTGGAATTTATGTGGCACTCCCGACAGGTGGTGCGTTAGTTGCGCTTCCTTCAGCAGCAATATCAACCGCTCGTGTACAGGTGATTCACAATGCAGCCGATGCAGCAGCAGCAACAGTAGATGTATGGTTGAATGATACAAAGCTGATTGACAATTTTGAATTCAGAACGGCCACTCCTTTTATTGATGCACCTGCAGGAGAAAACTTAACCATCGCCATCAAAGATCAAAATAGCACAAGCGCTGCAGATCCGATAGCTGCGTTTAATTATACCCTTACGGGCGGTGCTACGTATTTGCTTGTTGCCAATGGTATTGTAAGTGCAACAGGTTATTTTCCTGCACCGGCCTTTAACCTGGATGTGTTTGCAACAGGTCGTGAACGTGCAATAGAAGCGGTGAACACAGATGTTTTAGTGTATCATGGTTCAACGGACGCGCCTACAGTAGATGTAGTGGAAACGGGAGCTGGAGCTGGCACAATTGTGAACGATATTTCCTATTCACAATTCGCCGGATACCTTGAATTACTCACAGCAGATTATAAACTTGATGTGCGGGATGAAACAGGTACAACAACAGTTGCCACCTATGAAGCCCCTCTTGGCACACTTGCTTTACAGGATCAGGCACTTACTGTGCTTGCTTCCGGATTCCTCAATCCGGCCAACAACAGCGATGGTGCTGCATTTGGTTTATATGTGGCATTGTCTGCTGGTGGAGCATTGGTGCCTTTACCATTAGCTACCGGAATAGATGATGTTGCAGCAAATGTGAATGGCGTAACCCTGTTTCCCAATCCTGCGAGTGACGACGTTAAATTGCAATTCAATCTGGATTTGGCGAGCGATGTTCGTTTGGAAGTTTACAATGTATTGGGTTCAAAAATATTTGTGAAAAATTTAGGAATGAAAGCGGCAGGATCTTACGATGAGATAATCAATGTGAATCAGTTTCCCGAAGGCCTCTATATCAGTAAAATTGTGGCCGGTGCGGATGAACAGGTTTCAAGATGGGTGGTGAACCGGTAA
- a CDS encoding M48 family metalloprotease has translation MKFRYWITALIVIAVSCNNPDDNSINIFSIEDDIALGKQVSTEIASDPVTYPLLDSVQYAAAYDYVSNIRNKILGAGKVFYKDEFAWEMHIIKDDNTVNAFCTPGGYIYIYTGLLKYLDSEDQLAGVMGHEMAHADRRHTTDQLTTSYGVDFLLSILLSGSAYDYASIAASLAFLEFSREDETEADEYSVIYLCPTDYNAAGSAGFFEKLIADGNSGDVPVFLSTHPDPGNRVEDITATKSELGCSGSATYDEAYQNFLDLLP, from the coding sequence ATGAAATTCAGATATTGGATAACAGCATTGATAGTGATCGCAGTTTCGTGCAATAATCCTGATGATAACAGCATCAATATATTTTCAATTGAAGATGATATTGCACTGGGCAAACAGGTGAGTACAGAAATAGCAAGTGATCCTGTTACCTATCCGTTGCTTGATTCGGTTCAATATGCAGCAGCTTATGATTATGTAAGCAATATCCGCAATAAGATTTTAGGCGCGGGGAAGGTTTTCTACAAAGATGAGTTCGCCTGGGAGATGCATATTATCAAGGACGATAATACCGTAAATGCTTTTTGTACGCCAGGCGGTTATATCTATATCTATACCGGACTGTTAAAATATCTTGATTCAGAAGACCAGCTTGCCGGAGTGATGGGACATGAAATGGCGCATGCGGACCGCAGGCATACCACTGATCAATTGACAACGAGTTATGGCGTGGATTTTCTGCTCTCCATCCTCTTATCAGGAAGTGCTTACGACTATGCATCTATCGCTGCAAGCCTGGCTTTCCTTGAATTCAGTCGGGAAGATGAAACAGAAGCTGATGAATATTCAGTGATTTACCTTTGCCCAACAGATTACAATGCTGCAGGCTCAGCAGGTTTTTTTGAGAAGTTGATTGCTGATGGAAATTCCGGTGATGTTCCTGTTTTTCTAAGTACCCATCCTGATCCGGGAAACAGGGTGGAAGATATTACAGCTACTAAATCAGAACTCGGTTGCTCCGGATCTGCAACGTATGATGAGGCCTACCAGAACTTTCTGGATTTACTTCCCTAA